In a genomic window of Nodosilinea sp. E11:
- a CDS encoding pentapeptide repeat-containing protein produces the protein MANTEHLNILYKGVETWNAWRIQHPSIKPDFQGADLGKLNLSAVDFRHANFYEANLRESVFTRANFESSTLYRCDLCMADLSSANLSMVDFYKTNLYTANLSSANLRHSHFYKADMQETLLTDADLGESNFYEVDMREAILQSANLVRTTFYYSNLCNANLCQANLSCASMMGANMAKANLRRASCVGTNLFRAVLTGADLTEADLREAVLRLADLSNASLENANLFRANLSEACLDYAQLAGANFKKTNLWRVNLGQLILTHPGHDRDAITIDSSALN, from the coding sequence ATGGCCAATACTGAACACCTGAATATTCTCTACAAAGGAGTTGAGACTTGGAATGCATGGCGAATTCAGCACCCAAGCATTAAACCTGATTTTCAAGGTGCAGATCTTGGCAAGCTAAATCTGTCGGCTGTTGACTTTCGCCACGCCAACTTCTACGAAGCCAACCTAAGAGAAAGCGTATTCACCAGAGCTAACTTTGAGTCGTCAACGTTGTACCGTTGTGACCTATGCATGGCCGACCTAAGCAGCGCCAATCTGAGTATGGTTGACTTCTATAAAACTAATTTATATACAGCTAATTTATCCAGCGCCAATCTGCGGCATTCACATTTTTACAAGGCAGATATGCAAGAAACACTATTGACAGATGCCGACCTAGGCGAGTCTAATTTTTACGAAGTTGACATGCGAGAGGCTATTTTGCAGTCAGCCAACTTAGTCAGAACAACCTTTTACTACTCTAACCTGTGTAATGCCAATCTGTGTCAAGCCAATTTAAGCTGTGCCAGCATGATGGGAGCCAACATGGCTAAGGCTAACCTCCGACGGGCTAGTTGTGTGGGCACTAATTTATTTCGGGCGGTGCTCACTGGTGCCGATTTAACGGAAGCAGACCTGCGCGAAGCGGTGCTGCGATTAGCTGACTTGAGCAATGCCTCCTTAGAAAATGCCAACCTGTTTCGAGCCAATTTGTCTGAGGCCTGCCTAGACTATGCTCAGCTAGCAGGGGCTAACTTTAAAAAGACAAATCTGTGGCGCGTCAATTTAGGTCAACTCATTTTGACCCATCCTGGCCACGATCGAGACGCTATCACAATTGACTCCAGCGCTTTAAACTGA
- a CDS encoding CheR family methyltransferase gives MEDPVLKRIVRLISHQSGISIREQDYASLLEKLWQRANHLGLKSLVAYHNYLLQELARIDNRLAQVACVLDQHTSPSEWQTLYSLLTINESYFFRDSNQFRLLTEHLLPEIISCKLDQAKGKLTPKPRLRIWSAGCSTGEELYSLAIALDELHFDWDQWDALLIGTDISQIAVNSARQGLYGAWSFRQTPTPIQQQYFQVQPQGYQICDRLRQRVVFQWGNLLDGLCSPLSPLADLDLILCRNVFIYLDSTAIGQILQTFYGALGSQGYLITGHNELYRQDTSHFQVTIFPESLVYKKQIGPRPSLPKPAPADLPQCASPHRPSPASLRQPTTVSEQVVSPLSGDNTLQQALQEAKTSLRQKSYARAIQQTEELLSQYPQCDVAGKIAAQAYANTGRYDQAQRVCHQVLSRHPLRIDMIYLLAQIAEDQNDLATAKKHLQKIIYLDSSFVNAYLGLASIYERENQIDKAQKMRNQGLTLLAKLPPDAVLDDHSPITISQWQEHLGRK, from the coding sequence ATGGAAGACCCCGTTCTCAAACGCATTGTCCGTCTGATCAGCCATCAGTCTGGTATCTCTATTCGTGAACAGGACTATGCCTCGCTATTAGAAAAGCTTTGGCAACGGGCTAATCATCTAGGACTGAAATCCTTAGTTGCTTATCATAATTACTTACTTCAAGAGTTAGCACGCATTGACAACAGATTAGCTCAAGTAGCTTGTGTTTTAGATCAGCATACTTCACCATCTGAGTGGCAAACTCTATACTCCCTACTAACCATTAATGAGAGCTATTTCTTTCGAGATAGCAATCAATTCAGACTGTTGACAGAGCACTTATTGCCTGAAATTATTAGTTGCAAACTCGACCAGGCTAAAGGGAAGCTGACACCTAAGCCTCGATTGCGGATCTGGAGTGCTGGTTGCTCTACAGGGGAAGAACTGTATTCGCTCGCGATCGCCCTAGATGAACTTCATTTTGATTGGGATCAATGGGATGCCCTGCTCATAGGTACTGACATTAGCCAGATAGCGGTCAACAGTGCTCGTCAAGGGCTCTACGGGGCCTGGTCATTTCGTCAGACACCAACCCCAATTCAGCAGCAATACTTTCAAGTTCAGCCACAGGGGTATCAAATTTGCGATCGCCTGCGTCAGCGGGTGGTTTTTCAGTGGGGTAATTTGCTCGACGGGCTATGCTCTCCCTTATCTCCTTTGGCCGATCTGGATTTGATCCTCTGTCGTAACGTGTTCATTTACCTAGACAGCACGGCTATTGGCCAAATTTTGCAAACCTTCTATGGGGCACTAGGATCTCAGGGCTACCTGATAACTGGCCACAATGAACTCTACCGTCAAGATACCAGCCACTTCCAAGTGACTATTTTCCCCGAGTCGCTGGTTTACAAAAAGCAGATTGGGCCGCGCCCCTCACTACCCAAACCTGCTCCAGCAGATTTGCCCCAGTGTGCCAGCCCCCACCGACCCAGTCCCGCTAGCCTCCGTCAGCCCACAACGGTCTCTGAGCAGGTTGTCTCCCCCCTCTCGGGAGACAACACCCTTCAACAAGCCCTGCAAGAAGCTAAAACTTCCCTTAGGCAAAAATCCTACGCCAGAGCTATTCAGCAGACTGAAGAGCTACTCTCGCAGTATCCCCAATGCGATGTCGCTGGCAAAATTGCGGCTCAGGCCTACGCCAATACCGGTCGTTACGACCAGGCCCAGCGGGTTTGCCATCAGGTACTTAGTCGTCATCCCTTGAGGATTGACATGATTTATTTGCTGGCTCAAATTGCCGAAGATCAAAATGATCTAGCCACTGCCAAGAAACATCTGCAAAAAATTATTTACCTAGACAGTAGCTTTGTCAATGCTTACCTGGGTTTAGCAAGCATTTATGAACGAGAAAATCAAATTGATAAAGCTCAAAAAATGCGAAATCAAGGTCTTACCTTGCTAGCCAAACTGCCACCCGACGCAGTTCTAGACGATCATAGCCCTATTACCATTTCCCAGTGGCAAGAGCATCTAGGAAGAAAATAG
- a CDS encoding chemotaxis protein CheW, with protein sequence MNDTAYLLFTLGDNIYGLAAERVEEIFLLPALVSVPEAGPEVAGVLNLRGQLLTVLNLGVHLGYASRPNTLSQAVILAKCGSQRLGLVVDDIQSVTAIAASQRSTALETPYLAHTEQSLTVGVAQHHDTIIVLLNPDALEQRSLNRPQTVAQGGGNRFMAQFCAADQQVLQARAAGLAQRVIEENASDGSALAVVSLEGEHFALELKTVHEFTEVPHITPIPCCPPHIVGNMNLRGEILTLVDVRRFFNLRTSTGPNPQKAVVMRLGSLVAGVIVDDVFDVVYLQASEITAMPTALHSADNPYLRGVTRFDDRLISILDLPKLLTQGELVVDQAS encoded by the coding sequence ATGAACGACACCGCTTACCTATTGTTTACCCTCGGTGACAACATCTATGGTTTGGCCGCTGAACGGGTAGAGGAAATTTTCTTGCTACCGGCCCTAGTCTCAGTCCCTGAAGCAGGGCCAGAAGTAGCTGGGGTGCTAAATTTGCGCGGTCAGCTATTGACGGTGCTTAATCTTGGGGTTCATTTGGGCTACGCTTCACGGCCCAACACGCTCAGCCAGGCCGTGATTTTAGCAAAATGCGGCAGCCAGCGACTGGGACTGGTAGTAGACGATATTCAAAGCGTGACAGCGATCGCCGCTAGCCAAAGGTCTACGGCCCTAGAAACCCCTTATTTAGCTCATACAGAGCAGTCCCTCACCGTTGGAGTAGCCCAACACCACGACACCATCATTGTCCTGCTCAATCCTGATGCCCTGGAGCAGCGCTCGCTGAACCGACCCCAGACGGTTGCCCAGGGCGGCGGCAACCGATTTATGGCCCAGTTTTGCGCCGCCGATCAGCAGGTGCTGCAAGCTCGAGCCGCTGGTTTAGCGCAGCGAGTGATTGAGGAGAATGCCTCAGACGGTTCAGCGTTGGCGGTAGTGAGCTTAGAAGGGGAGCACTTTGCCCTGGAATTAAAGACGGTACACGAGTTTACTGAGGTACCCCACATTACCCCCATCCCCTGTTGCCCGCCGCATATTGTGGGCAACATGAATTTGCGCGGCGAAATTTTAACCCTGGTAGATGTGCGGCGCTTTTTTAATCTACGTACCAGTACTGGCCCCAACCCTCAAAAAGCTGTGGTCATGCGGTTAGGGTCGCTGGTGGCAGGAGTAATCGTTGACGATGTCTTTGATGTGGTCTATCTACAAGCTTCAGAGATTACAGCCATGCCTACAGCCCTTCACTCTGCTGACAACCCTTACCTCAGAGGAGTGACCCGCTTTGACGACAGGCTGATCAGCATTTTAGATCTGCCCAAGTTGTTGACTCAGGGCGAACTTGTGGTCGATCAAGCCAGTTGA